The Acidobacteriota bacterium DNA segment CGCTACCTCGCCTTGGGGGTGCCCTCCGGTCCGGCGCGGGACCTGGCGCACCGGCCCGCCCTCGCCCGCTACTTCGACCGCGCGATCGGTGCGGGGGCGGCGGCGCGCGAGGCCGCCCACTGGATCCTGGGAGAAGCGGCGGTGATCTTCGGGGAAGACGGGGAAGCGCCCCGGGTCCCTCCCGAGACGCTCGCCGCGCTCGTCGAACGGGTTTCCACGGGAAAGCTCAGCCACGCGCGGGCCCGCCGCGCACTCCGGCAGGCGGCCGGACGGGGCGGCGACGTCCTGGAGTGGGCCGAGCGCGAAGCTCGCGAGAGCCTCGGGGACCAGGACATCGAGGCGCTTTGCCGGGAGATTTTGCGGGAGGCGCCCGATCTTCTCCGCCGGTATCGGGCCGGCAAGACGGGCCTGATCGACCACTTCGTGGGCATGGGTCTCCGCCGCAGCGGTGGGCGGGCCGATCCCGGCCGGCTGCGCCGCCGGCTGGAGGCGCTCCTGCGGGAGTCCTGACCGGGGCGCGCCCCGGAACGGGACGCAGGGCGTCGATGATGGCATGATGCGCGCGAGATGATCCTCCTCGACCGCGTCAGCAAGGTCTACCGCCTCGAGCCGGCCCTTCGCGACATTTCCCTGCACGTCGCGCCGGGGGAGTTCGTGACCGTCACCGGACCCTCCGGTGCGGGGAAGACCACGCTGCTGCAGCTGTTGTACCGCGAGATCCTCCCCACCTCCGGCCGCGTGATCGTCGACGGCCTCGATGTGTCGCGGCTCGGCTGGCGCGAGGTACCGGCCCTGCGTCGCCGCATCGGGGTCGTCTTCCAGGACTTCCGCCTCTTGCCGAGGCGCACGGTCGCCGAGAACGTCTCCTTCGTGCTCCGCGCGCTCGGCTGGCCGGCGGGCCGGCGGCGCGACCGGACCCGGCGGGTGCTCGAGTGGGTCGGGCTGGCGCATCGCGCCAGCGACTGGCCGAGTTCGCTCTCGGGAGGAGAGCAGCAGAGGGTGGCGATCGCGCGCGCGCTCGCCGCGGAGCCCCGGATCGTTCTCGCCGACGAGCCGACCGGAAATCTCGACCGCGAGCGCTCTCTCGAGATCCTGGGCCTCCTGCGGGAGATCCACGCCAGGGGTACGACCGTGGTGCTGGCGACGCACGATCCATCGCTGATCGACCAGGCCGGCGGTCGCGTCGTCCGCTTGCGGAACGGCCGGCTGGAGGAGGACCGGGCCGCGTGAGGGCGGTACGCTTCGCCTGGGAGGCGCTTCGCACGGCCCTCACCGACCTGCTGCGGCGGCCGATCGCGTCCGCCCTCTCGG contains these protein-coding regions:
- the ftsE gene encoding cell division ATP-binding protein FtsE produces the protein MILLDRVSKVYRLEPALRDISLHVAPGEFVTVTGPSGAGKTTLLQLLYREILPTSGRVIVDGLDVSRLGWREVPALRRRIGVVFQDFRLLPRRTVAENVSFVLRALGWPAGRRRDRTRRVLEWVGLAHRASDWPSSLSGGEQQRVAIARALAAEPRIVLADEPTGNLDRERSLEILGLLREIHARGTTVVLATHDPSLIDQAGGRVVRLRNGRLEEDRAA